Genomic segment of Drosophila takahashii strain IR98-3 E-12201 chromosome X, DtakHiC1v2, whole genome shotgun sequence:
ttaaatttgttttggtatgtttttattattaattattaaattaaaactgttCTTATGTCACcttaaaaatagccaaatttGGCTTGAAAAAGGCAGCGCTAACGTAACCTATCGATAGGTCTTCCGCTATCGATATgtgtttggttttgttttcattCCGCACgtggatttaaatttaagtttcaCCTGAAAGAGGAGAAAATGGACACAGGCGAAGGTGAGTTAAAGGATCTCTTCCTGCCAGTGGAACCTGTACAGTAAAACCTTCCTCCCCCCACAGAGCTCAAGTCCTGGCTGGCGGATCAAAGCAAACCCTTTCCGGCACGTGTTGAATTCGCCTTGAAGGTCTGGCAATCCGTGGAGTTTCTCTATCCCAACAAATACGAGATTATCACGGAATGGCTGTCGGTTTCCCTGGGTGAGGAGCACCAGGTGCACCCCCTGCCCACCCAGCAGCTCAGAGATTTCCTTAAGCTGCGGGCGCAACCTGGTTGGGTCACCTCGCAGATCAAAACCCAGTTGATTAGCAGGCTATTTGAAGTGATCTCCCAGGAGGAGAATGCCAATGAATCCTCGCTGGAGCTACTCCCCCTGACCCTCAACTCCGAGCTGCTCCAGGATGCCCTGCGTTCGGATCCCGCAGTCCTTGCCAACTGCTTTGGCCTCCTCTTCAAAAGCCACCAAAGATTTGTGGAGCAACGCAAGGCTAGGATGCCTGACCAGGATCACTGGGATGCCGAGTTTGCACTGCCTGTTATCAAGCAGCTGGCCGAGATTGCCCGCCGCTCGCAGAACCAGAAGCGTCTGCTCGAGGAGTACGATGCGCAGATCATTCGGCCGCTGGTGGAACTGCTGCTTAGCCTGAAATCCCCCTGTTTGGAGGAGCTCGTCCAGCTGGAGAAGCAATTGGGTGCGGAGTTTACAGCGGAACGTATAGAGAAGCATCCCCTCCATGTTAACCTACTCCTTTTGGAGGCCGCCATCCTAAACAATCGCCATACGACAACGCAACTCAATAAACTAGTAAAagtggtccttcgagccggcAAGGAATCGGCGGAATCGCTGCCCCTGGTCACCTACCTGCTGATGTCGCTGCGCAAGCATGATGTACCCTTGTCCATGTTCGAATTTGTCTCCAATGAGCTGCTCCAGTTGGTCCGCGAGTACAGGAAGTCGCATCTCAAGGAGATCCTGCTGCTTCTCTACGCCGCCTTGCGCCTGAATCCTCTCCTGCTCGAGCAGAGTGTCTATCAGATCACCGTGTGGCTTCTAACGATTAGAAAGGCGACTcctgaggaggaggagctgtaCTCCGAGTATCTCATTCTCCTGCTCGACATGTTCCGTCGCCTTAGTCGCGCCGAACGCTTCATTATGAATCTTCTCAAGGCTTTAAAGGAGTGGCTGGGTAAATATCCTTTGGATTTAACCCACGGAGAAGCCAAGAAGCGGCGGCTTGAGGATTCCAAGGCTCCCCTTGAGCTAGAGCATCGCTTCCTGCGTCTAATCTTCGCTAGAAACACCCTGCCCGCGGCTCCCTCCTCGCATGATGCCTTTAAACAGCTCTGCCAAACCTGGCCAAGTCATTCCGCAGGCGTGGCCTTCACCCGGCTGGTGAGCCACCTCATGACCAAGCCTTCGCTGGTCATTTGGAAGACCCTGTTGCATTCCTTTGCCGAGCTGCTGGAGGAAGATCAACCAGCTGTTCTGCCTGAGAATCTTGACTTTGCCCGCGAACTGCATGCTGCGCTGCTCTGTCAGTATCTAAACGGCACTCGGCTGGCGGAGCAGGTGCATCTATATAAAGACCAAgtggagcagcagctgcaacacACCTCGCAGGTGCTGGAGCAATTTGGCCGCCGTCTGCTGAGCCAGGAGCACAATCGCCGCCTGATGACGGCCTTCCTCGAGTGCACCGAACGGGCCAGTTCCTTTGAGTTGCTATTGATTCACTACTGGCCAGATGGTTTCCCTGCCAGCGAACGTCCGTTGCAACTGCGCAACTTCCTGCCCGCCGCCGAGTGGACGCTCATCCAGCAGCGGGTGCACAATTTCGGCAAGAGCTCCTGCCGCCAGCGATTGCAGCGCTTGGAACTGCAGCTGGCCGAGAGCGGTTGGCTGCTGCAGGATCAACGGGGAGCCACTTGCTCCGATTCGCTGGCTGAATTGGTAACGCCGCAGCAATTCTTTCGGCTGACGCGAGCTCAAAAACAACTGCGTTTGCAGCAAAACAAAGATGTAGACTCGCATTTGGAGGATGCGGAGTGCGTGGAACTGATTGCTTTGCAGCTGCTCAAGGATTATGCAGCGGAAATCAAGGATTCCAAGGTTAAATCATCGCTTTTGGTTAAACTAAAAGTGGAGGGGCAGCTGGAGGAGGCCGCGTTGATAAGTTTCCTCAGGGAAACGACTTCCGTGGACAAGGAGCTGCAGCTGCCGGAGTCACAGGAGCTAGTGGATTCACTGCAGCGCCTGCCGCTGGCTCAATTGGCCTCCAACATTCGCTCGCGCCTCTGGCTAAGGATCTTTGTGCTCTACAGGGATCTCAGTCGTGcaaagcagcaggaggagcaggctAAACAGGTCCTGGAACTTCTAATAGGTAGGTTatcttctttaaatttaaactccCTTATTATAccagttactcgtagagtaaaagggtatattgtattcgtgcaaaagtatgtaacagggagaagaaagcgtttccgactccatatagtatatatattctgtctgtccgtctgtataaacgctgagatctcggaaactacaaaagctagaaggttgagatttcacacacatattattgggcctcctacgcagcgcaagtttatttcagccgagcgccacgcccccacaatcgcccactaactgtcctgcgcccacatctttaaagatttccgagaagtataattgcaattttgttgtgtatatttatacctatcgaaatgtagaagacattattcaaatcggaccattcattaaaaagttatgcacaatcaaaattgtttatatatctatctccctcgcactccctttagctgagttaatcttgttaattattattaatttcccTTTAGATCTTATGCACTTTGGTCATCCCCTGCCCGTTTGTAGCTACTTCTCGCAGCTAAGCGACCTGCTACAGCTAATCCCCACCAGCTCGTCGACCGGTTGGAGCTTCTACGAGACCCTCTTCGCCCGCTGCATTCGTCGCCAGAGTTCTGGAAGCGAGGCCTTCCTCGCCAGCTGCACAGAGTACCTGAAAGATCAGTTAACTGCCTCTAATAAACTGCAAACGGAGCAGGTTCgtctgcttctgctggccaTTGAAACTCTATCCAGTGTGACTGGAGCTCAAGGGAGGCGATTGCAGCGCCAACTGCAGCCATTGCTGGAGATCTACGGCGAGATGGTGGCCCACAAGTTTCGCTCGAAGAAGAAGGAGGCTTCTGCTTACAAGGAGTTTGTAGATAGCACTTTGTCTGGTTATGCAACCTACGTGAGCAGCTGCATCAATCGCGTGGCCAGGCAGGAGAGGGAAAAGGAGCAGGAACcgaaggagcagcaggatcaggagccagataaaaagaagaaaaagaaggatAAGAAGGAAAAAGAGGAGCGGGAGCAGCATCAACAACCCATTGATGACAACTTCCGGCGCATATGTAAAATCTACATTGGTCATTCGGTGAGTTACTAATTAAACCACAAGATTAGGgattaaaaatatcgtattgatgatattttttatcgaaacaaaaaatcaaaatgatatttgatatatcagaaaagaaatatctatatatcagaTATCATTTCCAGTTGccgaaaaatacattttatctcttttatcttttctttattttttcttgtcccgataaaaagtataaccacttaaaattatcaaaaaaatgtgcaaaaaaaattggtgatACCTgataatttatcaaaaaaaatatcacgataaaaatatttattttttcccaaaaaattactatatatattaatattttgatatattttagaCATCCCTACACAAGATTTACACTCAAAACTAATCCAACCAATCCTCCACAGCTCAACTACCGCAATGCCCATGCCATCCGCCTGCTGAATGTGGCCCTCACCCATCGCCAGCGTTTGCATTTGGATCCGGATGAAATTGAGTTCGTGCTGAGCAGCTATTGGCGGCAATTAAATGCGGATATTGAAGCGGGTGATATCTCATCCGCTGCCTCCTTGGATTGCCTGGAGCCCGCCATCAAGCTGATCATTGGCTACAAGACCAACGAGGatttcctgctgctcctgcgaCGCCTCTCCACACAGGTGGAACAGATGCAGCGACCCGAGACGCCCGCCCAGCATACTGGACTCCAGAATGTGCTCACCTTGCTGGCGCTCTTTGCCAAATGCTCGCTGAGCAGCGTCAAGGGAGCGGTAAGTTGGGAGCACTAAGAACTAAGGAGGATTtttatagccatgtccgtttgtccgtccatctgtccgttcgtttctacgcaaactagtctctcagttttgaagctatcgggttgaaactttcccaaatgacttctttctattgcagttagtatataagtcggaaccagccGGATCGAGcaactatatcctatagctcccataggaataattggAAGAATAATgggaaacaaattctagctttggtgttttttgaaatattaccttataCTTTTACTTATtaccttttttatatatttctgaatttcggataaaatttaaaaaaaaaatcggacgactatatcatgtagctgccataggaacgatcggaaaaacaataggaaaataattggaaaaaaattatagcttctttggttttgatTGTATTCTCTCCTACTTTtgaatatttccgaatttcgaattaaattaaaaaaaaatcgcacaactttattatatagctgtcataggaaatttaacatttttgcgatttgtaaattaataggagtgatctgcaagggtatataagtttattttcttttttttaatattaatcccAATCCCCCGCAGATGCTAAACGAGCACTTTGAGCTGATCAGCGTGAGTGTGGCGCTGCGTCTGCCGGAGCAAAAGGATTCCGCCTACCGTGGTCATGCGCTTCGCCTGCTGGAGGCCCAACGAAATCTGGCCGGGAATCGCACGGTTCCGCTGACGGGCGAGACTTTGGATTGCCTGCTGGGCAGCATGTTGGATGTGAACATCAAGCAATTGATCGGTAACGGCGGCAGTTGGCAGGACTTTGTGGATCTGTACGCTGTGCTCACGGATAatttggtggtgctgctgaaGCAGCACAGCAATCTAATGTCCGACCGGGCGGCCCAGCTGAGTGCCCTGTGCCAGGATCTCGTCCAGGCCATCGTTGGCTATCGGGCGGAGCGAAAGCAGGCGCAGGACATTAGCGAAACGGAGCTTGATGGTCTGGCGGATTTGGGTTTAAAGTTGGCTACTGTTATGGCCACGGTGGCGACGACTCAGGCGCTCGCTGTCAAGCGAGTGGCGCCCTTCCTGCTCATCTTCACCATCCGGCAAATGGTGGCCACCGAAAGACCCACAACGCTGTTCGAAAAGGTGGGTTTTATAATAacagatctcggaaactattaaAGCTAAAACGTTAGGATtaaccacacatattcttggcaTTACTATGCAGCTTAAGTTTGTTTCAGCTGAgagccacgcccacaatcgccttaaaagattttaaaaacagcCTGGCGCccacatatttacatattttgtaaaagcttaaatgccattttgttaTGCTTACTAATATCTAACGAAATGctgaagaaaattttaaaatcggacaatccgttttaaagttatgagcaaaaattGTAATACCCGACAGGTGGCGCTAACTTTAGCTGTAATAATTGTGTTATTTAAACTAACCCATAATATaagagttttatttattttttaaggaatagATTCCATtcagtacattttttttaataataattaataatatatttaataattataatgtttttcttatttccaGGTCAAGGTCCACATAGTGCGCGTGTGCCACGAGCTGATCGGGATCTGCGACCACCGTTCCGGACACTTTATCCTGCGCTCCAGCAGCGAGGCGGGCGCCAGGATGTACGAGGGCCTGGTGAAGGAGCACGAGAAGTACCACAAGTTCAGGGGCAAGGTGTAAAGGAAAGAGAcaccttaatttttttttttctttttgtatttccGATAATTTCACgcttcaaaaaaaaagaaatatatatataaaagtaaTTGCCCTATGTTCTTTGAGAGACGTGCCAAATTTGTACTGAttcagaacttaaaatttaacgagCACCACGTTGATGAGAGAGTAGTTCCCCAGTATTTGACTGTATGGTGAAAATGGCTGcgcttttcttcttttctggCCAAGAGATCCTTTGGCAAAGGCGAGATCGCTAGGCGAAAAACATCTGGCAGCGGTCGCACAAAGGATCTTCGGCTTCATCAAGACGATTACCACTGGAATCGAATGAGAAAAGTTTAAGTTTAGGTTCTTCGAATGTTCTATAAGAAATGAgttccatttttaaattagggATAATTAATGAAGTATCTTAAGATCAAGACTCTGAAACTGGAttgaaaaaacatttaaatcgatggataattataatttaactattttaattatataaaagaatagttacaaataatttaaatattttaattatatgaaaataatagttGACAAGAATTGAATCAATTTTTGGTGTcattggtattttttttcaatagagATTCTTTAGTAAACCCAATCAAAATGGAATCAATGCCTTTTTATGatagtttaatttaacttttttaattatttgaaaagaaTAGTtgagaataatttaaatattttaaatgaatgaattgGAGTCATAAGATCTTTTTTTGAATAGAGATTCTTAAGTAAACCCAATCAAAATGGAATCAATGCCATTATATGACAGTTTACTTTAACTATGAAAAGAATAgttgaaaataattgaaatctaaggaaataattgaaatattttaatcgaattgaatgaatttttggagtaataagatttttttttctatagaGATTCTTAAGTAAACCTTATCAAAATGGAATCATTTTATGATAGTTCCCAACTCGGTTCTCAACTCACAATAATGTGACGCAACTGCGGCATATGAACTTGGAGCACTCGCCGCAGGAATAGCCGCACTCCTCGCAGAGATCCATGGTGCAGTTGACGCAGATGTCGTGGATGAGCGTTTGCCGCTGGCAGCAGCGGGACTTGTGGCGCTCCAGGCGCGGATTGGACAGGTCGGCTCGCAGGTTGCGCAGCATGATGGTTCCGTCGCCGAGCAGCTGGTACTGCTCACACAGCTggggctgctgctcctggccCTGCTGACCATCCATTCCAGTGGAGGATCCATTCTGGCCCTGACcctgtcctcctcctccattgCCGGCTGCACCGTCGAAAAGCATTTTCGTTGTTTTCTCTGCCGTTTTTGGAAATAGAGATTAGTTGTGGCCAAAGGTTCTAGCGTTTCTCCTATCGGTTCTAATAGAAAATTGtgcaaaaattactttttttgttCGAGCTCAgaataaaaattcaatcaaGACCGGCTAACAATTTTGAGAAAACTGAATAGGATCTAACAATTGTTTTCAAGGCCTGCtgcgttttaaaaaaaactttgttttcAAAATAAGAAGACCAGGGAACCAATAAAagcaaactcaaaaaatagtttaaaactgTTTTAACCAAATTTCGAGtacttttcaaaaattgtaaCACCAGAATTAAAACCTCGTTATCAtgataaataattttgaaatatcgAAACTTTTCCGtacttcaataaatttttttctgatttttttgactttaaaaattttagcgctaaaattaaaatatatttgtatactCTTTATCttgataaacaattttaaaaaatcaaaattttaagtaatctattgttttaaaaagtttgaaactttttcgcactgcaaacatttttttccctatttttgggtacttttaaaaaaggttAGCCTAAAATactctttatttaaaaaaataattgtaaattatcaaaatataaaataatctattatattataaggaaatttttttaagagaagTACTTTATATCATAAATTCGTTTTCCAATAAGAATTTTAAGCGGTAAAATCACCGGGGCCCCCAAAAATCTTCTGTAACTACACCTATGTGTAAATACCGGCAGTTCTATGATAACTGATAACTGATAGTTCCCGGATcaggtaaatatatataaggaAACCCTAGGAGTCCTATACATACCATGGACCTCCTTCATTTTCTGAGGATTGTTGGAATCACTCATCTTCTGGTTCACCCAGATTTTCCGCTGGGTGAGATTGTTGTTGGCATCGTCGTCATCCGCCGATCGCGATCGCTTTACCGCCTTTTTCTGGACCATGTTTTCCATGATACTGTGATATATGGGCCcggagaaataaataaaataaataaaaataactctGTTATCCGCAATTTTCTGGGCTTCCAATTGGTTTccaaatttgtgttttttatcccgttttattttcattaataataCCCTAAAATAATAGTACtaccatatttttcaaatcccTGCCAAGGGATAACCGATATGTTATCGATCAATAGCTTTTGGGCGGGAGCTTCAAAAAATCtgtattaatttcaaaaacctTCGCTTATAAAACTAGAATGAATTTAGAGacacaagtttatttttttgcgttttCTTGTTTATTAGTAAAAATCGAGAAAACCAACATCGAAATGAAGAAACATCCTTGATCATTGCTTCTTTTCCAGACTGAGAATTCGAGTTTTGGAATTTTCGACGCCTGCTTGATTTGATTTTCAGGTTTTATCGTCGATTTTGGGTTTAtgtgttttggaattttgctTCTCTGTTAAGAGGCGTTTTTCTATTCATTTCTGACGTTTTCACTCGATTTTATGAATGGGTTTCAatccaaacttttttttctgatgTTATTTTGGTTTGGGTCTTCGTGTGATTACTAGTTATTAACTAGTTGGGCCTTTTACTTCTTTCGGCTAGAACGGATCTTCCTTTGGTAGGGTTTTGATGGGACAACCAGGACTTCCGCCGAATCTTCGGATGACTTGGGACTCGACCTCTTCATCGAGGAATCCGAATTGGAGGCGGCGATGGCCTCGGCGGCTGCCTTTTTGGCGGCCAAACGGCGCTGGGCAGCCGCCTCCCGCTCCTTGCGAACCAAAGCCAAACGGGCCAAGTCGGCCACCGTTTCCTTGCTCCTCAGACGATGATCAGATTGCTTCCTTTCGCGCAGCCTCCTTTGAGTTTGGTCCTTCGAAGGCTGATCCCTACTGGCGGTCATCGTAATCAGCAGATTCATGGGTTTCTGGCGCGGCAAGCGATTCGGATTGGAGATCTCGATGAGGTTGTGGACTCCAACGGAgggttcctcctcctcctcggcgtcctcctcctcctcctgcaagTCAAAGGAAAGCTGACTCTTCACCTCGACCTCGTAGTCGTCATCGTCGTCCTGGCGAATCCACTCCAGCTCCATCTG
This window contains:
- the LOC108056246 gene encoding uncharacterized protein, giving the protein MDTGEELKSWLADQSKPFPARVEFALKVWQSVEFLYPNKYEIITEWLSVSLGEEHQVHPLPTQQLRDFLKLRAQPGWVTSQIKTQLISRLFEVISQEENANESSLELLPLTLNSELLQDALRSDPAVLANCFGLLFKSHQRFVEQRKARMPDQDHWDAEFALPVIKQLAEIARRSQNQKRLLEEYDAQIIRPLVELLLSLKSPCLEELVQLEKQLGAEFTAERIEKHPLHVNLLLLEAAILNNRHTTTQLNKLVKVVLRAGKESAESLPLVTYLLMSLRKHDVPLSMFEFVSNELLQLVREYRKSHLKEILLLLYAALRLNPLLLEQSVYQITVWLLTIRKATPEEEELYSEYLILLLDMFRRLSRAERFIMNLLKALKEWLGKYPLDLTHGEAKKRRLEDSKAPLELEHRFLRLIFARNTLPAAPSSHDAFKQLCQTWPSHSAGVAFTRLVSHLMTKPSLVIWKTLLHSFAELLEEDQPAVLPENLDFARELHAALLCQYLNGTRLAEQVHLYKDQVEQQLQHTSQVLEQFGRRLLSQEHNRRLMTAFLECTERASSFELLLIHYWPDGFPASERPLQLRNFLPAAEWTLIQQRVHNFGKSSCRQRLQRLELQLAESGWLLQDQRGATCSDSLAELVTPQQFFRLTRAQKQLRLQQNKDVDSHLEDAECVELIALQLLKDYAAEIKDSKVKSSLLVKLKVEGQLEEAALISFLRETTSVDKELQLPESQELVDSLQRLPLAQLASNIRSRLWLRIFVLYRDLSRAKQQEEQAKQVLELLIDLMHFGHPLPVCSYFSQLSDLLQLIPTSSSTGWSFYETLFARCIRRQSSGSEAFLASCTEYLKDQLTASNKLQTEQVRLLLLAIETLSSVTGAQGRRLQRQLQPLLEIYGEMVAHKFRSKKKEASAYKEFVDSTLSGYATYVSSCINRVARQEREKEQEPKEQQDQEPDKKKKKKDKKEKEEREQHQQPIDDNFRRICKIYIGHSLNYRNAHAIRLLNVALTHRQRLHLDPDEIEFVLSSYWRQLNADIEAGDISSAASLDCLEPAIKLIIGYKTNEDFLLLLRRLSTQVEQMQRPETPAQHTGLQNVLTLLALFAKCSLSSVKGAMLNEHFELISVSVALRLPEQKDSAYRGHALRLLEAQRNLAGNRTVPLTGETLDCLLGSMLDVNIKQLIGNGGSWQDFVDLYAVLTDNLVVLLKQHSNLMSDRAAQLSALCQDLVQAIVGYRAERKQAQDISETELDGLADLGLKLATVMATVATTQALAVKRVAPFLLIFTIRQMVATERPTTLFEKVKVHIVRVCHELIGICDHRSGHFILRSSSEAGARMYEGLVKEHEKYHKFRGKV
- the LOC108056247 gene encoding apoptosis regulatory protein Siva-like isoform X1; this encodes MENMVQKKAVKRSRSADDDDANNNLTQRKIWVNQKMSDSNNPQKMKEVHEKTTKMLFDGAAGNGGGGQGQGQNGSSTGMDGQQGQEQQPQLCEQYQLLGDGTIMLRNLRADLSNPRLERHKSRCCQRQTLIHDICVNCTMDLCEECGYSCGECSKFICRSCVTLFGNRLDEAEDPLCDRCQMFFA
- the LOC108056247 gene encoding uncharacterized protein isoform X2, with the translated sequence MLFDGAAGNGGGGQGQGQNGSSTGMDGQQGQEQQPQLCEQYQLLGDGTIMLRNLRADLSNPRLERHKSRCCQRQTLIHDICVNCTMDLCEECGYSCGECSKFICRSCVTLFGNRLDEAEDPLCDRCQMFFA
- the LOC108056245 gene encoding 28 kDa heat- and acid-stable phosphoprotein-like produces the protein MPRGKYVNHKGRCRQFTPSDILQMELEWIRQDDDDDYEVEVKSQLSFDLQEEEEDAEEEEEPSVGVHNLIEISNPNRLPRQKPMNLLITMTASRDQPSKDQTQRRLRERKQSDHRLRSKETVADLARLALVRKEREAAAQRRLAAKKAAAEAIAASNSDSSMKRSSPKSSEDSAEVLVVPSKPYQRKIRSSRKK